A DNA window from Schlesneria paludicola DSM 18645 contains the following coding sequences:
- a CDS encoding DUF1501 domain-containing protein, protein MLRLLSSPRKLCTGLTRRELLEVGGSGLMGLSLPQLLQADAARAAESRPATARTMPDGFGSAKRCIILFLYGSPSQMETVDMKPEAPVEIRGTMRPIPSVVPGLDVCEHLPLMSKMMDRTTVLRSIHHEYPLHGVAHAMTGVPVIDVTMELSPSDPRHHPYFGSAVEYVDRQRRGGLAAFPQNVALPFPFSSQRTGEVFRAGPYAAYLGSTYNPVWTEFQGEADRSVWKKLGGVSSEIFDPYIGCKPDATFRMASTSLPAELTLDRLNRRRSLLEQMDDARRDLERSSRGKSLSSFQQMAHSLIQSQTVTSALDVRQERIETREMYGMTLFGQSCLTARRMLDAGTRLVSVFWDEYGIAGDAWDTHWNHFPRMVDQLLPQFDKAFSGLILDLDRRGQLDDTLVVCISEHGRTPKLSSGDGGGRDHWSQAYSALFAGGGIARGRVVGATDKHAGEVVSNPVGPKDILATMYHLLGIDPHIFLPDRTGRPIPLVPESSRVITELLA, encoded by the coding sequence ATGCTACGATTGCTGAGTTCGCCCCGAAAGCTGTGCACCGGACTGACTCGTCGGGAACTGCTCGAAGTCGGCGGTTCGGGCTTGATGGGCCTCTCTTTGCCGCAGTTGCTGCAAGCCGACGCCGCCCGCGCCGCGGAATCGCGTCCGGCAACGGCGAGGACCATGCCCGACGGGTTTGGCAGCGCCAAACGATGCATCATTCTGTTTTTGTATGGGTCTCCCAGCCAGATGGAGACCGTCGACATGAAGCCCGAAGCACCGGTCGAAATCCGGGGCACGATGCGGCCGATCCCGTCCGTCGTGCCGGGACTGGATGTCTGCGAACACTTGCCGCTGATGTCAAAGATGATGGATCGCACGACCGTCCTGCGTTCCATCCATCACGAGTATCCACTGCACGGCGTGGCACATGCCATGACGGGCGTTCCCGTGATCGACGTCACGATGGAACTGAGCCCCAGCGATCCGCGACATCATCCGTATTTTGGCAGCGCCGTGGAATACGTCGATCGTCAGCGACGCGGTGGCTTGGCCGCGTTTCCCCAGAATGTCGCGTTGCCATTTCCCTTCAGTTCCCAACGCACAGGGGAAGTGTTTCGAGCCGGACCGTACGCCGCCTACCTGGGATCAACCTACAATCCCGTCTGGACCGAATTTCAAGGCGAGGCCGATCGATCGGTGTGGAAGAAACTGGGCGGCGTCAGCTCGGAAATCTTTGACCCCTACATCGGGTGCAAGCCAGACGCCACCTTCCGCATGGCATCAACCAGCCTGCCCGCTGAACTGACTCTGGATCGATTGAATCGCCGCCGCTCGCTGCTGGAACAAATGGATGACGCGCGACGCGATCTCGAACGTTCCAGTCGCGGTAAGTCGTTGTCGAGTTTTCAGCAGATGGCCCATTCGTTGATCCAATCACAAACCGTGACCTCTGCGCTGGACGTGCGGCAAGAGCGGATAGAAACGCGTGAAATGTACGGAATGACGTTGTTCGGCCAGTCGTGCCTCACCGCCCGACGAATGCTGGACGCGGGAACGCGGCTGGTCAGTGTCTTCTGGGACGAATATGGGATCGCCGGCGACGCCTGGGACACGCACTGGAACCACTTCCCTCGCATGGTCGACCAGTTGCTGCCCCAGTTCGACAAGGCATTCTCGGGACTGATTCTGGATCTGGATCGTCGCGGACAACTCGACGACACTCTGGTCGTCTGCATCAGTGAACATGGCCGTACGCCAAAGCTCAGTTCCGGCGACGGAGGCGGTCGTGATCACTGGTCACAAGCGTACTCCGCATTGTTTGCGGGTGGCGGAATCGCACGCGGCCGCGTCGTGGGTGCGACAGACAAACACGCCGGAGAAGTGGTGTCGAATCCGGTGGGGCCGAAAGATATCCTCGCGACGATGTACCACCTGCTGGGCATCGATCCGCACATTTTCCTGCCCGATCGAACAGGCCGTCCGATTCCGCTCGTGCCGGAATCCAGCCGAGTCATCACGGAACTCTTGGCATAA
- a CDS encoding RDD family protein has translation MNDFGWSFRRIAASAAFVLVSLVLPLGIIGLTVASLVSGDATRTPEGEWKCYDGGVLDQGSLVFPVQRNLRGISNSTMGFEARIRRLDLKSGVESDTGVVVANQGINLQLVNEELLVWTRQGIHRWDDSSLVKIADSHSCLRVRNHPFLYDEHLTQVVEAEDGGFRLMHLIDDAWVKGLKIRLPETDCDWHEDPKTGKARLQSRAPSLPLPTGGAVPWIHLMVAQHAGKTHLLLNTIPNGLYAYRHGFEFEDPECASAQAPANASVDVSGWEPVPLLVSGDRCAGIVCDRDGLLVASTKSLEPIRMIRRTDVGHWQEVVAVEGVKLRCTPQLFVDAATETAYVFDAYRPWSYAALYPIEQNSILPADPVWSLEVRKYLARWLALLAAVLVGWLVHLITLTCGTELLALRRPENGYEFGNQSAILATTWRRGFAFSVDALAVALILSMVLAISLRDPNLRWHDGDERDLCQTLYDVEDILLKRPRESDQMNLANYPRFEYFATIFRGRPDLYSSALATSLIVCGLKIYVEGRFGVTPGKWFMGIRSVGSTLRPCGFARALVRRVLYVVDILCFITPLPAAISMMFSSHRQRLGDRVSDTVVIRRRSGSPSRTRLEIKHPQN, from the coding sequence ATGAATGATTTCGGTTGGAGTTTTCGCCGCATCGCTGCCTCGGCGGCATTTGTGCTTGTGAGCCTTGTTCTGCCCCTGGGGATCATCGGTTTGACCGTCGCGTCGCTCGTGTCGGGTGACGCCACGCGAACTCCAGAGGGGGAATGGAAGTGCTACGATGGTGGGGTGCTTGATCAAGGCTCGCTTGTGTTCCCCGTTCAGCGGAATCTCAGGGGGATTTCCAATTCCACCATGGGGTTTGAAGCACGGATCAGGCGCTTGGATTTGAAGTCCGGCGTCGAAAGCGACACTGGCGTCGTCGTTGCCAATCAAGGGATCAATCTGCAATTGGTCAATGAGGAACTGCTTGTCTGGACCCGACAAGGCATCCACCGATGGGACGACTCGTCTCTCGTGAAGATCGCCGATTCGCACAGTTGCCTGAGAGTTCGAAATCATCCATTCCTTTATGATGAGCATCTCACACAAGTGGTCGAGGCGGAGGACGGAGGTTTTCGGTTGATGCATTTGATCGATGACGCATGGGTTAAGGGACTCAAGATTCGATTGCCTGAAACAGACTGCGACTGGCACGAAGACCCGAAAACAGGCAAAGCCAGACTGCAATCGCGTGCGCCTTCTTTGCCTCTTCCAACTGGAGGGGCAGTGCCATGGATTCATCTGATGGTCGCGCAACACGCGGGGAAAACGCACCTTCTCTTGAACACGATCCCCAATGGGCTGTACGCATACCGTCACGGATTCGAGTTTGAGGATCCCGAGTGTGCGTCGGCCCAAGCGCCCGCGAATGCGTCGGTCGATGTTTCGGGCTGGGAACCTGTGCCACTTCTTGTGAGTGGTGATCGATGCGCGGGGATCGTCTGTGATCGTGATGGTCTGCTCGTGGCATCGACAAAATCGTTGGAGCCAATCCGGATGATTCGTCGAACCGACGTCGGTCACTGGCAGGAGGTTGTCGCGGTCGAAGGGGTCAAGTTGCGGTGCACGCCGCAACTCTTCGTCGATGCTGCGACTGAAACGGCGTATGTGTTCGACGCGTATCGGCCGTGGAGCTATGCGGCTTTGTATCCCATTGAACAGAATTCCATTTTGCCGGCTGATCCGGTCTGGTCGCTTGAGGTTCGCAAGTACCTGGCTCGCTGGCTGGCTCTATTGGCGGCGGTGCTCGTCGGCTGGTTGGTTCATCTGATCACGCTGACGTGCGGCACAGAGTTGCTCGCCCTTCGCAGGCCTGAAAACGGCTACGAATTCGGCAATCAAAGCGCGATTCTCGCCACGACATGGCGACGTGGGTTCGCGTTTTCCGTTGATGCGTTGGCTGTCGCGTTGATTCTGTCGATGGTTCTGGCAATTTCACTACGAGATCCGAATCTCCGTTGGCACGACGGCGACGAACGAGACCTGTGTCAAACGCTTTATGATGTCGAAGACATTCTGCTGAAGCGACCGCGAGAAAGTGATCAGATGAACCTGGCGAACTATCCGCGTTTTGAGTACTTCGCGACGATTTTTCGTGGCCGTCCTGACCTCTACAGTTCTGCACTTGCGACAAGTCTCATCGTCTGCGGCCTGAAGATCTACGTTGAAGGCCGGTTTGGGGTGACGCCCGGCAAATGGTTCATGGGGATCCGGAGCGTGGGTTCGACATTGCGTCCCTGCGGGTTTGCACGTGCGCTGGTTCGCAGGGTTCTGTATGTGGTCGACATCCTGTGTTTCATCACGCCGCTTCCGGCCGCAATCAGCATGATGTTTTCCTCCCATCGTCAGCGGTTGGGGGATCGTGTGTCGGATACTGTCGTGATTCGCCGGAGGTCGGGCTCTCCTTCGAGAACCCGACTTGAGATTAAGCATCCACAAAATTAG